The sequence CCCTAGGGGACTCGAACCCCTGTTACCGCCGTGAAAGGGCGGTGTCCTAGGCCACTAGACGAAGGGGACGCAAACCCTTCTGGAAACGATGCTGGTATCGTTTCTTTACCTGACCGCCTGGGAGCGATACAGGCCAGTGTAAAACAGGTCAACACTTACGCGCTGACCAAAAAATGGTGGAGCTAAGCGGGATCGAACCGCTGACCTCCTGCATGCCATGCAGGCGCTCTCCCAGCTGAGCTATAGCCCCGTCTCAAGGACGGGGCGAATATTATGGTCCTCGCCCCACCCTGTCAACAGAAATTTACGCAAAACAGCAACTTAAGCCTCAACCTGAGTGAATCCAGCCAGTAGCTTCTCCCAAGCCTTGGCTTCCTTCTTCGAGGTGCCGCCCAGCAGCTCCAGCGCCTGTCGCAGACGGAAACGGGTCAGATCCGGCCCCAGGTGCGCCATGGCATCGAGAACCGAGACCGAGCTGGCCTGACCAGTGATCGCCGGGAACAGCAGCGGCATCACGTCACGCAACTTGAGCCCCAGGCCTTCGGCGACAAACTGGATACAAGCGGTGATACTGTCCTTGCTCCATTGGCGCTGCGCTTCCAGCTTCCACAGGGTTAGCTGTAACACCTGACGCACCTCGTCTTCCGAGAGCTTCTTGTGCTTGAACAGCGCCGGGTCCAGCTCCAGCCGCCCCATCAGGAAGAAGCCGGCCAGCGGCAGCAGATCGCTGAAGGTTTCGACCCGGCTCTGCACCAGCGGGATCATCGGTTTGAGATAGTCGCCATTGACCGCCCAGGCCTGGACCGCCCGGGCGAAATCCTCGGGTGACAGTTCGCGAATCCACAGGCCATTGAGCCAGGCCAGCTTTTCAATGTCGAAAATCGGACCGCCCAGCGATACCCGGTGGATATCGAAATGCTCGACCATTTCGGCCAGGCTGAACTTTTCCCGCTCATCGGGCATCGACCAGCCCATGCGCCCCAGATAGTTCAGCAGCGCCTGCGGCAGATAGCCCATGCGCTGGTAGAAGGTGATGCTGGTCGGATTCTTGCGCTTGGACAGCTTGCTCTTGTCCGGGTTGCGCAGCAGCGGCATGTGGCACAGGTGCGGCATGTCCCAGCCGAAGTACTGATACAACAGCATATGTTTGGGTGCCGAGTTGATCCACTCCTCGCCGCGCAGCACATGGGTGATCTGCATCAAGTGATCATCGACCACGTTGGCCAGGTGGTAGGTCGGCAGACCGTCGGCCTTCATCAGCACCTGCATGTCGACCTGCTCCCAGGGAATCTCGATCTCGCCACGCAGCATATCGTTGACTACGCACACACCTTCGCTCGGTACCTTCATGCGCACAACGTGCGGCTCACCTGCGGCCACCCGGCGCTCGACTTCCTCGGTACTCAGGTGCAGACAGTGACCGTCATAGCCGGGGGTCTGTTTGTTGGCCATTTGTTCGGCGCGCAGGGCGTCCAGTCGCTCGCTGCTGCAAAAACAACGGAAGGCATGGCCATTGCTGATCAGTTGTTCGCTATGCGCCTGGTAGATCTCGCTACGCTCGCTCTGGCGATACGGCCCATGCGGACCACCCACGTCCGGGCCTTCATCCCACTGCAACCCGAGCCAACGCAGCGAGTCCAGAATCTGCTGCTCGGACTCGGCACTGGAGCGCACCTGATCGGTGTCCTCGATACGCAAAATGAATTCGCCGCCGTGCTGACGGGCAAAACACTCATTGAACAAGGCGATATAGGCGGTGCCGACGTGTGGGTCACCTGTCGGAGACGGGGCAATGCGGGTACGAACGGTCATGGATACTCTCAGATAAACGGCCCCCATACCGGGGGCACAGAAAAAAGCTATTCGTCGGCAGATTTTATCAGCGCTTCGGACTCAGCCTCCAGTCTGCTGTTGAGCCACTCATCCACACTTTCCACCAGATAGTCGATAAAGGCCTTGACCTTCATCGCCTGAAAGCGCCGCGAGGGATACAAGGCGCAGAGCTCACTGGAAGGCAGCCGGCAATGCTCCAGCACCCTGACCAGAGTGCCCAGCTCAACACAGGGCTCGGCAATAAAAGCCGGCACGTTGACGATCCCGGCCCCCGCCAATGCCGCCTCGCGGGCAAAAGTTACATTGTTGACCGTCATCACCGGGTTGACCGTGACGTTGACCTCGGGCTCAAGGAAGTGCCACTTGCGGCTGGTTTCGCTGACACTCTGAATGCAGCGGTGGTGAGTCAGCTCTTCAGGCTTGCTGGGCATGCCGTACTGACGAATGTAATCCGGGCTGGCATATAGCTGGCTGGGGCTGGAAATCAGCGGCCGGGCCACCAGACTGGAGTCGGGTAAACGCCCTCTGTGAATCACAATATCCACCCCCTCCTCAACCGGGTCGACGGTCCGGGTCGTCAGCTCAACCTCAACCTGGATCGCCGGGTAGCAGCGCATGAACTCGCCCACTACCTTGCCCAGAAACAGCTGACCAAACTCGATCGGCGAACTGATCCGCAGCAGCCCGGTCGGTTCGCGCTGCAACTGCATGATCGCCTGTTCGGCCTCGGAGAACTCCTGCATGATCTGTCGACAGCGTTCGTAATAGGCCTGGCCTACTTCGGTCAGCCGCAGCTTGCGTGTGGTGCGATTGAGCAGGCGCACCCCCAAGCGCTCTTCCAACTGAGCGATCCGCCGACTGACGGTGGACTTCTGCATACCCAGCGTGGTCGCTGCGCTGGTAAAACTGTGACACTCCACCACGCGGGTGAAGATCAGGGCGTCATCCAAACCCATAGCTAACTGTTCCTGTCATGCAACAAAGTTTCCAGATTCTAGCGCCTCTGGTGCCTGCTGGAACAGTGCTACAGTGCTCGGACAAGTAGAAAAGGAAGTATCCATGTCCGCCCACGTTCGCAAGCGCCTGTTCGTTTTCTTTCTCCTGCTCGCCATGGCCGGCTCCGCTTTCTTTGTCCACTGGTGGTTTATTGGACGTTTCTACCAATCCACCAACAACGCCTATGTTCAGGGTGACATCACCCGCATCAGCAGCCAGCTCAGCGCCCAGGTTACCGAAGTGCTGGTCACCGACAATCAGTGGGTGGAAATTGGCGACCCACTGATCCGCCTTGATCCGCGGGACTTCCAGATCGCCCTGGCCCAGGCTCGTGCCAATCTGGCGACCCGCAAGGCTGAACGGGTCGAGGTCGAGTCACGCTTAGCGCAACAGGACAGCCTGATCGCCGCCGCCCGCGCCGATGTTCAGGCCCGCCAGGCCGAACGCCAGCGCGTGGAGCTGGATATTCGCCGCATCACGCCGCTGCGTCAGTCCGGCTATGCATCGGAAGAGCAACTCAGCAACTTCCGTGCTCAGCTAGACGTAGCCAAAGCCCAGGTCCAACGCGCTGACGCCGACCTGCAGACCCAGCAACTGGTCAAGGACACCCTGCGCGCCGACCTGCAACGCCTGGCAGCGCTCATTGAGGTGGCCGAAGCTGA is a genomic window of Halopseudomonas phragmitis containing:
- the gltX gene encoding glutamate--tRNA ligase, whose amino-acid sequence is MTVRTRIAPSPTGDPHVGTAYIALFNECFARQHGGEFILRIEDTDQVRSSAESEQQILDSLRWLGLQWDEGPDVGGPHGPYRQSERSEIYQAHSEQLISNGHAFRCFCSSERLDALRAEQMANKQTPGYDGHCLHLSTEEVERRVAAGEPHVVRMKVPSEGVCVVNDMLRGEIEIPWEQVDMQVLMKADGLPTYHLANVVDDHLMQITHVLRGEEWINSAPKHMLLYQYFGWDMPHLCHMPLLRNPDKSKLSKRKNPTSITFYQRMGYLPQALLNYLGRMGWSMPDEREKFSLAEMVEHFDIHRVSLGGPIFDIEKLAWLNGLWIRELSPEDFARAVQAWAVNGDYLKPMIPLVQSRVETFSDLLPLAGFFLMGRLELDPALFKHKKLSEDEVRQVLQLTLWKLEAQRQWSKDSITACIQFVAEGLGLKLRDVMPLLFPAITGQASSVSVLDAMAHLGPDLTRFRLRQALELLGGTSKKEAKAWEKLLAGFTQVEA
- a CDS encoding LysR family transcriptional regulator translates to MGLDDALIFTRVVECHSFTSAATTLGMQKSTVSRRIAQLEERLGVRLLNRTTRKLRLTEVGQAYYERCRQIMQEFSEAEQAIMQLQREPTGLLRISSPIEFGQLFLGKVVGEFMRCYPAIQVEVELTTRTVDPVEEGVDIVIHRGRLPDSSLVARPLISSPSQLYASPDYIRQYGMPSKPEELTHHRCIQSVSETSRKWHFLEPEVNVTVNPVMTVNNVTFAREAALAGAGIVNVPAFIAEPCVELGTLVRVLEHCRLPSSELCALYPSRRFQAMKVKAFIDYLVESVDEWLNSRLEAESEALIKSADE
- a CDS encoding HlyD family secretion protein; this encodes MSAHVRKRLFVFFLLLAMAGSAFFVHWWFIGRFYQSTNNAYVQGDITRISSQLSAQVTEVLVTDNQWVEIGDPLIRLDPRDFQIALAQARANLATRKAERVEVESRLAQQDSLIAAARADVQARQAERQRVELDIRRITPLRQSGYASEEQLSNFRAQLDVAKAQVQRADADLQTQQLVKDTLRADLQRLAALIEVAEADISKAELDLERTEIRAPNSGRVGQRSVRVGLNVQPGSHLLALVPEQHLWVQANFKETQIRGLREGLKAYLEFDAFPGQPIEGVIDSLFPASGAQFSLLPPDNATGNFTKVVQRMPVKIVPANGHPLTGHIRPGMSVLVKVDLRD